The Primulina eburnea isolate SZY01 chromosome 8, ASM2296580v1, whole genome shotgun sequence genome contains a region encoding:
- the LOC140838617 gene encoding GTP-binding protein ERG isoform X1 — translation MIVVRAPLRTLRASLCSAQFTLFNSPFLHRFYSAEPQHPDPFSPTNSGEFEYPQEAVFDSSHYDDFNVDLKPNDGGNITCNDDATWSNTYRDTIKSKVFGEDVSHMRILRREEEKKNKAAALAKALLEPSLDVEDEDEDVEVREVKEEDQKSLSVGVIGAPNAGKSALTNFMVGTKVSAVSRKINTTTHEVLGVLTKGDTQICFFDTPGLMLKKSGFPYNDIKVRNESAWSSIYLYDVLIVIFDVHRHLTRPDSRVVRLIERMGSIQYPNQKRVLCMNKVDLVTKKNELKKVSEEFRDLPGYERYFMISGLKGAGVRDLTQYLTEQGVKRPWDEEPLGMSEEVMKNISLEVVRERLLDHVHQEIPYDIEHRLMGWKELRDGSLRIEQHFITHKMSQRKILVGSKGSKIGRIGMEANEELRSIFKKNVHLILMVRVK, via the exons ATGATAGTCGTTCGGGCGCCATTGAGAACGCTGCGGGCCTCACTCTGCTCCGCTCAATTCACCCTTTTCAATTCTCCCTTTCTACATCGTTTTTATTCCGCCGAACCTCAGCACCCTGACCCCTTTTCTCCCACAAATTCAGGGGAATTTGAATACCCACAAGAGGCCGTGTTTGATAGCTCCCATTATGACGACTTCAATGTTGACTTGAAACCCAATGATGGTGGTAATATTACTTGCAATGATGATGCAACGTGGTCCAATACGTACAGGGACACGATAAAAAGCAAAGTTTTTGGGGAGGATGTGTCGCATATGAGAATCTTGAGGAGGGAGGAAGAGAAGAAGAACAAGGCCGCCGCTTTGGCAAAGGCACTACTGGAGCCGTCTTTGGATGTAGAAGATGAGGACGAGGATGTGGAGGTGAGGGAGGTCAAGGAGGAGGACCAGAAGTCTCTGTCTGTTGGCGTTATCGGGGCTCCCAATGCTGGGAAATCTGCTCTCACTAATTTCATG GTTGGGACTAAAGTTTCAGCAGTTTCACGGAAGATAAATACCACAACGCATGAGGTGCTGGGAGTTTTGACTAAAGGCGATACCCAAATT TGTTTTTTTGATACTCCAGGTCTTATGCTCAAGAAAAGTGGATTTCCTTACAATGATATCAAAGTCCGGAATGAAAGTGCTTGGAGTTCCATTTACTTATATGACGTTCTGATAGTTATTTTTGATGTGCACCGGCATCTCACCAG ACCTGACTCAAGAGTGGTGAGATTGATTGAAAGAATGGGGTCAATACAATACCCAAACCAAAAGCGTGTGTTATGCATGAATAAGGTTGATTTAGTCACAAAGAAAAATGAGCTTAAAAAAGTTTCTGAGGAATTCAGGGACCTTCCGGGATATGAAAG GTACTTCATGATTTCAGGACTGAAGGGTGCCGGAGTGAGAGATCTTACTCAATATTTAACAGAGCAG GGAGTCAAAAGGCCATGGGACGAAGAACCCTTGGGCATGAGTGAAGAAGTTATGAAGAACATATCACTAGAGGTTGTGAGGGAGAGATTGTTGGATCATGTGCATCAG GAAATACCATATGACATTGAACATCGTTTGATGGGGTGGAAGGAATTGAGAGACGGTTCTCTCCGGATCGAGCAACACTTCATTACTCACAAGATGAGCCAACGCAAAATTTTAGTCGGGAGTAAAGGGTCCAAAATAGG GCGGATAGGCATGGAAGCTAACGAGGAGCTTCGATCCATATTCAAGAAGAATGTGCATCTTATTCTCATGGTTAGAGTTAAATGA
- the LOC140838617 gene encoding GTP-binding protein ERG isoform X2: MIVVRAPLRTLRASLCSAQFTLFNSPFLHRFYSAEPQHPDPFSPTNSGEFEYPQEAVFDSSHYDDFNVDLKPNDGGNITCNDDATWSNTYRDTIKSKVFGEDVSHMRILRREEEKKNKAAALAKALLEPSLDVEDEDEDVEVREVKEEDQKSLSVGVIGAPNAGKSALTNFMVGTKVSAVSRKINTTTHEVLGVLTKGDTQICFFDTPGLMLKKSGFPYNDIKVRNESAWSSIYLYDVLIVIFDVHRHLTRPDSRVVRLIERMGSIQYPNQKRVLCMNKVDLVTKKNELKKVSEEFRDLPGYERYFMISGLKGAGVRDLTQYLTEQGVKRPWDEEPLGMSEEVMKNISLEVVRERLLDHVHQEIPYDIEHRLMGWKELRDGSLRIEQHFITHKMSQRKILVGSKGSKIGHGS; the protein is encoded by the exons ATGATAGTCGTTCGGGCGCCATTGAGAACGCTGCGGGCCTCACTCTGCTCCGCTCAATTCACCCTTTTCAATTCTCCCTTTCTACATCGTTTTTATTCCGCCGAACCTCAGCACCCTGACCCCTTTTCTCCCACAAATTCAGGGGAATTTGAATACCCACAAGAGGCCGTGTTTGATAGCTCCCATTATGACGACTTCAATGTTGACTTGAAACCCAATGATGGTGGTAATATTACTTGCAATGATGATGCAACGTGGTCCAATACGTACAGGGACACGATAAAAAGCAAAGTTTTTGGGGAGGATGTGTCGCATATGAGAATCTTGAGGAGGGAGGAAGAGAAGAAGAACAAGGCCGCCGCTTTGGCAAAGGCACTACTGGAGCCGTCTTTGGATGTAGAAGATGAGGACGAGGATGTGGAGGTGAGGGAGGTCAAGGAGGAGGACCAGAAGTCTCTGTCTGTTGGCGTTATCGGGGCTCCCAATGCTGGGAAATCTGCTCTCACTAATTTCATG GTTGGGACTAAAGTTTCAGCAGTTTCACGGAAGATAAATACCACAACGCATGAGGTGCTGGGAGTTTTGACTAAAGGCGATACCCAAATT TGTTTTTTTGATACTCCAGGTCTTATGCTCAAGAAAAGTGGATTTCCTTACAATGATATCAAAGTCCGGAATGAAAGTGCTTGGAGTTCCATTTACTTATATGACGTTCTGATAGTTATTTTTGATGTGCACCGGCATCTCACCAG ACCTGACTCAAGAGTGGTGAGATTGATTGAAAGAATGGGGTCAATACAATACCCAAACCAAAAGCGTGTGTTATGCATGAATAAGGTTGATTTAGTCACAAAGAAAAATGAGCTTAAAAAAGTTTCTGAGGAATTCAGGGACCTTCCGGGATATGAAAG GTACTTCATGATTTCAGGACTGAAGGGTGCCGGAGTGAGAGATCTTACTCAATATTTAACAGAGCAG GGAGTCAAAAGGCCATGGGACGAAGAACCCTTGGGCATGAGTGAAGAAGTTATGAAGAACATATCACTAGAGGTTGTGAGGGAGAGATTGTTGGATCATGTGCATCAG GAAATACCATATGACATTGAACATCGTTTGATGGGGTGGAAGGAATTGAGAGACGGTTCTCTCCGGATCGAGCAACACTTCATTACTCACAAGATGAGCCAACGCAAAATTTTAGTCGGGAGTAAAGGGTCCAAAATAGG GCATGGAAGCTAA
- the LOC140838618 gene encoding LOW QUALITY PROTEIN: protein SUPPRESSOR OF FRI 4-like (The sequence of the model RefSeq protein was modified relative to this genomic sequence to represent the inferred CDS: inserted 1 base in 1 codon), with protein sequence MGKKKKRGSVDKMWCYYCDREFEDEKXLVQHQKAKHFKCHVCHKKLSTASGMAIHVLQVHKEQVSQVPNAKPGRESTEIEIYGMQGIPADVLAAHYGEEEQETPAKTSKVDLASSQIVGGMIPGTIGTGYPPRPTLGTMPPLYPRVPMPPAGWPVPPHPQPWYPQHPAISVPPAAPLPQQPLFPVQNVRLSVPPAIPPGHQQSLPIAPPGMPAATASMSVSQPLFPVVPSNSVNSQSSPFSAPPMSLPSSAFDMKSAESNFGGSTLPPNSYHTSGISVLTSVNSHSYASGPNTGGPSIGPPPVIANKAPVTLPATNEVYLVWDDEAMSMEERRMSLSKYQVHDENSQMSSIDAAIDRRISESRLAGRMSF encoded by the exons ATGGGGAAAAAGAAGAAGAGAGGATCTGTAGATAAGATGTGGTGCTATTACTGTGAcagagagttcgaggacgaga ATTTGGTGCAGCACCAGAAGGCCAAGCACTTCAAGTGCCACGTTTGCCACAAAAAACTCTCCACCGCAAGCGGCATGGCCATACATGTCCTCCAGGTTCACAAGGAACAAGTCTCCCA AGTTCCAAATGCAAAACCTGGAAGGGAATCAACAGAGATTGAAATTTATGGAATGCAAGGAATTCCAGCTGATGTTCTTGCTGCTCATTATGGAGAGGAAG AGCAAGAGACTCCTGCAAAAACATCCAAAGTTGATCTTGCATCATCCCAAATTGTCGGCGGTATGATTCCGGGAACAATTGGTACTGGATATCCTCCCCGGCCAACTCTGGGAACAATGCCTCCCCT TTATCCACGGGTTCCTATGCCTCCTGCTGGTTGGCCAGTCCCACCTCACCCACAACCTTGGTATCCACAACATCCAGCTATTTCAGTTCCTCCTGCTGCTCCTTTGCCGCAACAACCTTTATTTCCTGTGCAGAATGTGAGGCTCTCTGTACCACCTGCCATCCCTCCTGGGCATCAACAGTCATTACCAATTGCTCCTCCGGGAATGCCTGCTGCTACAGCCTCCATGTCTGTGTCTCAACCTTTGTTTCCTGTTGTTCCTAGCAATAGTGTTAATTCTCAAAGTTCGCCATTTTCTGCTCCTCCAATGAGCCTGCCATCAAGTGCTTTTGATATGAAGAGCGCCGAGTCCAACTTTGGGGGCAGCACGTTGCCACCTAATAGCTATCACACATCGGGGATTTCAG TTCTGACATCCGTTAATTCGCATTCTTATGCATCTGGCCCAAATACTGGTGGGCCTTCTATTGGACCCCCTCCGGTAATTGCAAATAAGGCTCCAGTTACCCTGCCTGCAACAAACGAGGTTTATTTAGTGTGGGATGATGAGGCAATGTCCATG GAGGAAAGAAGAATGTCATTATCGAAGTATCAGGTGCACGATGAGAATAGCCAG ATGAGCTCAATTGATGCAGCAATAGACAGAAGAATATCAGAGAGCAGGCTCGCAGGTCGCATGTCTTTTTAG
- the LOC140837719 gene encoding phosphoribosylaminoimidazole-succinocarboxamide synthase, chloroplastic-like, with product MAECRFINLAAKTPFLQKNFISSRFPSLSSANRTDAPKSLKLSASSMEDQPPHSIEALTSIDRKNKLMNAIKASLSSCLSETHLHLTVPGLQSKTRGKVRDIYDCGDYLVLVTTDRQSAFDRVLASIPFKGQVLNETSLWWFSKTQHIIPNSVVSSPDRNVTIAKKCVVFPVEFVVRGYVTGSTDTSLWTVYQKGIRNYCGNVLLDDLVKNQKLPANILTPTTKDVDHDVPITPKEIVERGLMTQADYDEASEAALKMFEYGQRIAMEHGLILVDTKYEFGKGSDGSVVLIDEVHTPDSSRYWIADSYEERFRNGLEPENIDKEFLRLWFRDHCNPYEDEVLPEAPKELVSELAWRYILLYETITKSKFEIPTSQESIHDRISANVSRALLSAT from the exons ATGGCCGAGTGTCGATTCATAAACCTCGCTGCAAAAACCCCATTCCTCCAAAAAAACTTCATATCATCAAGATTCCCATCACTATCATCTGCAAATCGAACTGATGCCCCGAAGAGTTTGAAGTTATCTGCATCATCAATGGAAGACCAGCCTCCCCACTCGATTGAAGCCTTGACAAGTATCGACCGGAAGAATAAGTTAATGAATGCGATAAAAGCTTCACTTTCCAGCTGTTTATCTGAGACCCATCTCCATTTAACGGTTCCTGGTCTTCAATCCAAGACTAGAGGCAAG GTTAGAGATATTTATGATTGTGGAGATTATCTTGTACTTGTCACAACTGACAGACAAAGTGCTTTCGACAGAGTTCTTGCTTCAATTCCTTTCAAGGGTCAG GTGCTTAATGAAACAAGTTTGTGGTGGTTTAGTAAAACTCAGCATATAATTCCTAATTCAGTTGTTTCATCTCCAGATAGGAACGTCACTATTGCAAAAAAGTGTGTTGTCTTTCCTGTTGAATTTGTCG TTAGAGGCTATGTGACCGGAAGTACTGATACCTCACTTTGGACTGTCTACCAGAAAGGCATTCGGAACTACTGTGGAAATGTTCTTCTTGATG atttggtgaaaaatcaaAAGTTGCCAGCAAATATACTCACACCGACCACTAAAGATGTGGATCATGATGTTCCCATAACTCCTAAAGAG ATTGTTGAGCGTGGACTGATGACTCAAGCTGATTATGACGAAGCAAGTGAGGCTGCATTAAAGATGTTCGAGTACGGGCAG CGCATTGCCATGGAACATGGTCTGATCTTGGTTGATACCAAATATGAATTTGGAAAGGGATCTGATGGCTCCGTGGTTTTGATTGATGAG GTTCATACACCGGACTCAAGTAGGTATTGGATCGCTGATTCATACGAGGAGCGCTTTCGAAATGGTCTCGAGCCCGAAAACATTGACAAG GAATTTTTGAGGCTGTGGTTCAGAGATCATTGCAACCCTTATGAAGATGAG GTCTTGCCCGAAGCACCCAAAGAGCTTGTTTCTGAATTGGCTTGGCG GTATATCCTCTTGTACGAGACTATAACAAAATCAAAATTCGAGATTCCCACCTCACAG GAATCCATACATGATCGAATATCTGCAAACGTTTCACGGGCACTTTTGTCTGCGACGTAG
- the LOC140838619 gene encoding LOW QUALITY PROTEIN: polygalacturonase QRT3-like (The sequence of the model RefSeq protein was modified relative to this genomic sequence to represent the inferred CDS: deleted 1 base in 1 codon): MLCWPKVMVIIIQLQAGLVSASGATNAAPPQVFHVTAYGADPTGKVDSTNAIIAAISDALKLPGNGFLMNGIVNLGGARIDLDGGSYLIGRPIQFPVSGRGNLLIHGGSLKASDSFPNGGYLIDLSPASSSSLEYYYEFVTLRDLLLDSNYRGGGIQVVKSVRINIDNCYITHFSTVGISVKGGHETSIRHSYLGQHITAGGDPGERNFTGTGIELLGNDNSINDVVIFSAALGIMITGQANIISEVHCYNKATGFGGTGIYLKLPGLTQTRIVNSYFDFTGIVAEDPVQLTISNSFFLGDAYIVLKSIKGVANGVNIVDNMFSGSGKGIDTVQLDQKMGPFKQINQIVIDGNNVNGMNLKSTIARTSVQGNGSSWVADFNSALVFPNLIKRVDYTFITSAATFPVHVLRNVSDNKVVIQSQAPVPASVFITADQGA; this comes from the exons ATGCTTTGCTGGCCAAAGGTGATGGTGATTATAATACAACTTCAAGCGGGCTTGGTTTCTGCGTCCGGTGCT ACTAATGCGGCACCTCCTCAGGTGTTTCATGTGACAGCTTATGGAGCAGATCCAACAGGAAAGGTAGACAGCACCAATGCAATTATTGCAGCAATATCCGACGCGCTCAAGCTTCCGGGTAATGGGTTCTTGATGAACGGAATTGTGAATCTTGGTGGAGCACGGATTGATCTTGATGGTGGCAGCTATTTGATC GGTCGTCCCATACAATTCCCTGTATCTGGAAGAGGGAACTTACTC ATTCACGGAGGGTCACTGAAGGCATCCGACAGTTTCCCAAATGGCGGCTATTTGATAGATCTATCACCCGCCTCATCCAGCAGTTTAGAATATTACTACGAATTTGTAACACTACGAGATCTGTTGCTGGACTCTAATTACCGGGGTGGAGGAATTCAAGTCGTTAAATCTGTAAGAATTAATATCGATAACTGCTACATTACCCATTTCAGTACCGTCGGTATCTCGGTAAAAGGCGGCCACGAAACCTCCATCCGACATTCCTATCTGGGGCAACACATCACCGCTGGAGGTGATCCCGGCGAGAGGAACTTCACAGGCACTGGAATTGAACTACTAGGGAACGACAATTCGATCAACGATGTTGTCATATTTTCCGCTGCTCTTGGGATAATGATCACCGGTCAAGCCAACATCATATCCGAGGTCCATTGCTACAACAAGGCCACCGGTTTCGGCGGCACCGGAATCTACCTCAAACTCCCAGGATTGACACAGACCCGGATCGTGAACTCTTACTTCGACTTCACAGGCATCGTAGCCGAAGACCCGGTACAACTCACCATATCCAACAGCTTTTTCCTCGGCGACGCGTACATCGTTCTCAAATCCATAAAGGGTGTGGCGAATGGAGTGAACATAGTGGACAACATGTTCTCTGGGTCTGGTAAGGGTATTGACACCGTGCAGTTAGACCAAAAAATGGGACCTTTCAAGCAGATTAACCAAATCGTAATCGATGGGAATAACGTGAATGGGATGAATCTCAAGTCCACCATCGCAAGAACAAGCGTGCAAGGAAATGGCAGTTCATGGGTGGCAGATTTCAACTCAGCATTGGTGTTTCCCAACCTCATCAAGCGTGTAGATTACACATTCATCACAAGCGCCGCTACTTTCCCTGTCCATGTTTTGAGAAATGTGTCCGATAACAAAGTAGTGATTCAATCACAAGCACCAGTTCCTGCAAGTGTTTTCATCACTGCGGATCAAGGAGCTTAA